A single Methanospirillum lacunae DNA region contains:
- a CDS encoding Coenzyme F420 hydrogenase/dehydrogenase, beta subunit C-terminal domain, whose protein sequence is MADTKSYKDLSKEVWDAGTCSGCGACVAVCPADALFFIEEPGINHPSSSGYCKMAIDSVPCGACYDACPRTREQKKETLGSYKSLLKAKATGPVPHQQNGGAVTAILMAALEKGLIDGVVTLTEDRWSHRPRSILITNEGELVEHAGSRYNWSVPVLRSLKAAVVDRKLKHIAVVGTPCVVQAARGMKNSKNDLLVPYGRSIRLIIGLFCTESFDYHTLMEDILKRSGLAPHQIAKMDVKGKLELTLTDGSSSTLSLDEVAKAVRQGCHTCGDFSALDADISAGSVGTPAGYTTLVVRTEDGEGFVENAVSTGKLTTEHEVDTGIIEKLAASKQKRLN, encoded by the coding sequence ATGGCTGATACAAAGAGTTACAAGGATCTGAGCAAGGAGGTCTGGGACGCAGGTACTTGCAGCGGATGTGGAGCATGTGTGGCTGTATGTCCTGCTGATGCACTGTTTTTCATTGAAGAGCCCGGAATTAATCATCCCTCCTCATCAGGGTACTGTAAGATGGCAATTGATTCTGTCCCCTGTGGGGCATGCTATGATGCTTGTCCCCGGACACGTGAACAGAAAAAAGAAACCCTCGGTTCATACAAAAGCCTGCTCAAGGCCAAGGCAACAGGCCCTGTTCCTCACCAGCAGAACGGAGGTGCTGTAACAGCAATTCTGATGGCAGCACTGGAGAAGGGTTTGATTGATGGTGTTGTCACACTTACAGAGGACCGGTGGAGTCACCGCCCACGTTCGATCCTGATAACAAATGAAGGTGAACTGGTTGAACATGCGGGCTCACGATATAACTGGTCTGTGCCGGTTCTCCGATCACTTAAGGCAGCAGTTGTTGACAGGAAACTGAAACATATCGCCGTCGTGGGAACACCCTGTGTCGTGCAGGCAGCACGAGGCATGAAAAATTCTAAAAATGATCTTCTGGTTCCGTATGGAAGATCCATTCGTCTGATTATCGGGCTCTTTTGCACAGAGAGTTTTGATTATCATACCCTGATGGAAGACATTCTGAAACGTTCAGGTCTTGCACCTCATCAGATTGCCAAGATGGATGTCAAGGGAAAACTGGAGCTTACTCTTACAGACGGTTCATCCAGCACACTCTCACTTGATGAGGTAGCAAAAGCAGTACGGCAGGGATGCCATACATGTGGAGATTTTTCTGCCCTTGATGCAGACATTTCTGCAGGTTCAGTAGGAACTCCTGCTGGATACACTACGCTGGTGGTTAGGACTGAAGATGGTGAGGGATTTGTTGAGAACGCTGTATCGACTGGCAAACTAACTACCGAACATGAAGTCGATACCGGAATAATTGAAAAACTTGCAGCTTCAAAACAGAAGCGATTGAACTAA
- a CDS encoding NusA-like transcription termination signal-binding factor, translating to MERTLGFKERRYIEEIRILTKSTALDCVIDEKFDRIIYVIKAGDMGYAIGKKGDNIRRLQNVLGRKVEMVEYAEKLDDFLANIFKPAKILRIEIDPDTSKINTFVATRSEVGIAIGKNGCTIEKARALVRRFFGMEVGEVFPEGEAA from the coding sequence ATGGAACGTACACTTGGATTTAAAGAGCGTAGATATATCGAGGAGATCCGCATCCTCACCAAATCCACTGCACTCGATTGTGTCATCGACGAAAAATTTGACCGCATTATTTACGTAATAAAAGCTGGTGACATGGGATACGCAATAGGTAAAAAAGGAGATAATATCAGAAGACTTCAGAATGTTCTTGGCAGAAAAGTAGAGATGGTTGAGTATGCCGAGAAGCTTGATGACTTTCTTGCAAATATCTTCAAACCTGCAAAAATCCTCAGGATAGAAATCGATCCTGACACCAGCAAGATCAATACATTCGTGGCTACCCGTAGTGAAGTAGGAATCGCCATCGGAAAGAATGGATGTACAATTGAAAAAGCACGTGCTCTGGTTAGAAGATTTTTTGGAATGGAGGTCGGAGAGGTCTTTCCGGAAGGAGAGGCCGCATGA
- a CDS encoding radical SAM protein, with product MDDSSSEDIPPHSRLSAGCTLCFEGAKLVLFVTGLCQRTCWYCPLSGQRKNKDVIFANEHAITSPDEMIAVAHKMTALGTGITGGEPFQVIDRLVTYATALKNEFGPSHQIHLYTGIAPSRDQLMQIRGLVDEIRHHPPHETWSSIKNSDFHESIKTARELGFDVGVEVPSLPGIEAFLAIIDDLDFLNINELEWGESNASEMRGRGFELRGDVSNAVRGGKEAVAPILFHSKVHWCSSDFKDRVQLRMRLKRIASNTAREFDEITPDGTIVYGVCECDGGTSPVPDDLDTDLYSRFDDRIEMAWWALESLVEVMPGKKYVIERYPDNGLVVEVTPL from the coding sequence ATGGACGATAGCAGTTCTGAAGATATCCCCCCTCACAGTCGGCTCAGTGCTGGCTGCACACTCTGTTTTGAGGGGGCTAAACTGGTTCTTTTTGTTACCGGCCTCTGCCAGAGAACATGCTGGTACTGTCCGTTATCCGGGCAGCGAAAAAACAAGGACGTCATTTTTGCAAATGAGCATGCGATCACTTCTCCTGATGAGATGATTGCAGTTGCTCATAAGATGACCGCACTAGGCACCGGGATTACCGGAGGCGAGCCGTTTCAGGTTATTGATCGACTGGTCACCTATGCAACAGCGTTAAAAAATGAGTTCGGGCCTTCCCATCAGATTCATCTTTATACAGGAATTGCCCCATCTCGTGATCAACTGATGCAAATCCGGGGCCTGGTTGATGAAATAAGGCACCACCCTCCCCATGAAACCTGGTCCTCTATTAAAAACAGCGATTTTCATGAATCCATCAAAACTGCCAGGGAACTGGGATTTGATGTAGGGGTAGAAGTTCCATCCCTGCCTGGAATTGAGGCATTTCTTGCAATAATCGATGACCTTGATTTTTTGAACATCAATGAATTAGAATGGGGAGAGTCGAATGCCTCTGAAATGCGGGGTCGGGGTTTTGAACTCCGGGGCGATGTATCAAACGCTGTCAGAGGTGGAAAAGAAGCAGTCGCACCGATCCTCTTTCATTCAAAAGTTCACTGGTGCTCATCTGATTTCAAAGACCGGGTGCAGCTCCGGATGCGTCTGAAGCGGATAGCATCTAACACGGCACGGGAATTTGATGAGATCACCCCTGACGGCACAATCGTGTACGGCGTTTGTGAATGTGACGGCGGGACGTCACCGGTTCCTGATGATCTGGATACAGATCTGTATTCCCGGTTTGATGATCGGATAGAGATGGCCTGGTGGGCTCTTGAATCACTAGTTGAAGTTATGCCTGGCAAAAAATATGTTATAGAACGATACCCTGATAACGGGCTGGTTGTTGAGGTGACTCCTCTATGA
- the uppS gene encoding polyprenyl diphosphate synthase, which produces MIRSLIEPLYEYFITRQCQHIPTHIAIIQDGNRRFAKKKGLTTSYGHRVGADRTEEVLDWAQQLGIRYITLYIFSTENFNRTDSEVSDLFTLFKEKLASIIDDERVHRYGIRIQMIGDRELLPEDLRDAVERAEAATAHYDNFYLNMALAYGGRNEILQATKNILGDVRDSKIKTSDISEDLLEEYLYGKNITIPPVDLIVRTGNECRMSNFLPWLANGHESAVYFCAPYWPMFRKLDMLRAIRVYSQRKAMLKQVEA; this is translated from the coding sequence ATGATACGGTCTCTCATTGAACCTCTCTATGAGTACTTCATCACTCGTCAGTGTCAGCATATTCCTACGCACATAGCAATCATCCAGGATGGTAACCGTCGTTTTGCCAAAAAGAAAGGACTGACTACATCCTATGGTCACCGGGTTGGGGCAGACCGGACTGAAGAGGTTCTTGACTGGGCACAACAACTTGGAATCCGGTATATCACGCTGTACATATTTTCAACTGAAAATTTCAATAGGACTGATTCAGAAGTCTCTGATCTTTTTACCCTGTTCAAGGAAAAACTGGCAAGCATCATCGATGATGAACGGGTTCACCGATATGGGATCAGAATCCAGATGATCGGTGATCGGGAATTGCTTCCAGAAGATCTCAGAGATGCAGTTGAGCGTGCAGAAGCAGCAACAGCTCACTATGATAATTTTTATCTGAACATGGCCCTGGCGTATGGTGGCAGAAATGAGATTCTGCAGGCTACAAAGAATATATTAGGCGATGTCAGGGATAGTAAAATAAAAACAAGTGATATATCTGAAGATCTTCTTGAAGAATATCTGTACGGTAAGAATATAACAATTCCACCAGTGGACCTGATTGTCAGAACCGGTAACGAGTGCAGGATGTCAAATTTCCTTCCATGGCTTGCAAATGGTCATGAATCGGCAGTTTATTTCTGTGCTCCGTACTGGCCGATGTTTAGAAAACTCGATATGCTCAGAGCTATCCGGGTTTATTCACAGCGAAAGGCAATGCTCAAACAAGTAGAAGCATAA
- a CDS encoding undecaprenyl diphosphate synthase family protein gives MLYRFYEWWIARNLERIPRYLCFMISDEEMRDDPGKINQVVDWCLSISSDVVRHYGNDSGIISITIHISTRDPEPNPPYLNVIRTISSKAHLILHYGKTTEDSGSGIPIAVAVGKSGREEIIDAIRKMADEHTDPQDIDEKKLEEYLTFQHQPDFVIKTGGSHLVDFLIWQSVYSELFFLDLNWRELRKVDILRSFRDFQSRIRRFGA, from the coding sequence ATGTTATACAGGTTTTATGAATGGTGGATCGCGCGAAACCTGGAGCGTATTCCCCGGTACCTCTGCTTTATGATCTCTGATGAGGAGATGCGGGACGACCCGGGAAAGATAAATCAGGTGGTAGATTGGTGTCTTTCAATATCATCAGATGTTGTTAGACATTATGGAAATGATTCTGGAATTATAAGTATTACAATTCATATCAGTACCAGGGATCCTGAACCCAATCCACCTTATCTCAATGTAATAAGAACCATTTCAAGTAAGGCACATCTGATCCTGCATTATGGAAAAACTACCGAGGATTCAGGATCAGGAATACCTATTGCAGTGGCAGTAGGGAAATCAGGACGTGAAGAGATCATTGATGCCATCAGGAAGATGGCAGATGAACACACCGATCCACAGGATATTGATGAGAAGAAGCTTGAAGAGTACCTGACTTTTCAGCATCAGCCGGACTTTGTTATAAAGACTGGGGGTTCGCACCTGGTTGACTTTCTGATCTGGCAATCAGTGTACTCAGAATTATTTTTCCTGGACCTGAACTGGCGAGAACTCAGAAAAGTAGATATCTTAAGGTCTTTTCGTGATTTCCAGTCTCGTATACGACGGTTTGGCGCATAA
- the dph5 gene encoding diphthine synthase, giving the protein MLTFVGLGLYDLDDVSLKGMHAIEEADHVYLESYTSRLMGTDLAAMEKRYGKPVHILKREDVEQHPESVLAAAKTGNVVFLTGGDPMVSTTHSDIRIRAAEQGISTRIVHGASIASAVCGLCGLQNYRFGKSCSVPYPAKNWFPKTPFETIKANQKADLHTIVFLDIQENRYMSISEAVEILEKLSAEDGTRIHLYVGIARAGSPEPVVIAGSAEKMVKADFGSPLHILVIPAQLHPVEEEYLRTFADL; this is encoded by the coding sequence ATGTTGACATTTGTAGGCCTTGGCCTCTACGATCTTGATGATGTTTCGCTTAAAGGTATGCATGCCATAGAAGAGGCTGACCATGTTTACCTTGAATCATACACGTCACGTCTGATGGGAACAGACCTGGCAGCAATGGAGAAACGGTACGGAAAACCGGTCCATATCCTAAAACGTGAGGATGTTGAGCAGCATCCTGAATCGGTTCTAGCCGCTGCAAAGACTGGCAATGTTGTATTTCTGACTGGGGGGGATCCCATGGTCTCAACAACTCATTCTGATATCAGGATACGAGCTGCAGAGCAGGGTATTTCAACCCGGATTGTCCATGGAGCATCCATTGCAAGTGCAGTATGTGGTCTTTGTGGACTGCAGAATTACCGGTTCGGTAAATCCTGTTCCGTTCCGTATCCTGCAAAGAACTGGTTTCCAAAAACTCCGTTTGAAACAATAAAGGCAAATCAGAAAGCAGATCTTCATACCATCGTCTTTCTGGATATCCAGGAAAATAGATACATGAGTATCAGTGAAGCTGTTGAGATTCTTGAGAAACTCTCTGCTGAAGATGGCACTCGAATTCACTTGTACGTGGGAATAGCACGGGCTGGATCGCCTGAACCTGTTGTGATTGCAGGATCTGCAGAAAAGATGGTAAAAGCAGACTTCGGATCTCCACTTCATATTCTGGTTATCCCGGCTCAGTTACATCCAGTTGAAGAAGAGTATCTTAGAACCTTTGCGGATCTGTGA
- a CDS encoding DUF357 domain-containing protein → MNPGSLEQYRSDLSLAYSNAGSFQLPKTPLGAVTAGIREMISSYLTDSEVFYQREDLVNEYAALLYAHGWFDAAIYLGYLTGLTPPIYLPEDKSIPCDQHERLLEKRNRYELMLHDALGSIEIAPPSGSPLYTAAVYIRKKGEDVFLNNPVTGYMQELGLISYGYGWIDAGLRAGLFNIVANPHLFTTETDPDL, encoded by the coding sequence ATGAATCCAGGATCGTTAGAGCAGTACAGATCTGATCTATCTCTGGCATATTCCAATGCAGGATCATTTCAACTACCAAAAACCCCGCTTGGTGCTGTTACTGCTGGCATCAGAGAGATGATATCTTCCTATCTCACTGATTCAGAGGTCTTTTATCAACGGGAGGACCTCGTAAATGAATACGCTGCCCTTCTCTATGCACATGGCTGGTTTGATGCGGCTATCTATCTCGGTTATCTCACTGGCCTGACTCCGCCAATCTATCTTCCTGAAGATAAATCCATCCCTTGTGATCAACATGAACGGCTTTTAGAAAAACGTAACCGGTATGAATTGATGTTACATGATGCACTTGGATCTATAGAAATTGCACCTCCATCCGGTTCACCGCTCTATACTGCGGCAGTTTATATCAGAAAAAAAGGTGAAGATGTATTTTTGAATAATCCTGTGACTGGATATATGCAGGAATTAGGACTGATTAGTTATGGCTATGGGTGGATAGATGCCGGACTCCGTGCAGGGTTATTCAACATTGTGGCAAATCCCCATCTTTTTACAACTGAAACTGATCCTGATCTGTGA
- a CDS encoding DUF7504 family protein codes for MYKYLTGIDNIDQRTGGLNPGTNLLILAPAFTNGEQVATYLAKPRKGEYMIVLTTENQATDLLDFFKGNNIDTNYIGIIDAISKSSSGPGQDSQKVKYVGSPNDLTGMDIRFSQLTEEIMKGEFTEDLNQLFPTPIRYCVLSLTSLLMFRKVDVIYQFLHIITSKLKKMGSIGVFLINSESFDQKTIAIVKQLMNMVVEIKSDDNGTSMRIQGTMGVAMNWKQFQVENGSVIFTS; via the coding sequence ATGTACAAATACCTTACCGGTATCGATAATATTGACCAGCGGACAGGTGGTTTAAACCCGGGTACAAATCTCCTCATCCTCGCTCCAGCATTTACGAATGGTGAGCAAGTCGCAACGTACCTTGCAAAACCCAGGAAGGGGGAGTATATGATAGTCCTGACTACCGAGAATCAGGCAACAGATTTGCTTGATTTTTTCAAAGGAAATAATATAGATACAAATTATATTGGAATTATAGATGCAATCAGTAAAAGTAGTTCAGGTCCGGGGCAGGATAGTCAGAAAGTAAAATATGTGGGTAGTCCGAATGACCTTACCGGGATGGATATCAGATTCTCTCAGCTTACTGAAGAAATTATGAAAGGAGAGTTCACTGAAGATCTAAACCAACTCTTTCCTACTCCAATCAGATATTGTGTTCTCTCACTTACATCCCTTCTGATGTTCCGTAAAGTAGATGTTATCTACCAGTTTCTTCACATCATCACTTCAAAACTAAAGAAGATGGGTTCTATTGGGGTATTTCTGATAAATAGTGAGTCATTTGATCAGAAGACCATAGCTATCGTAAAACAACTGATGAATATGGTTGTTGAGATAAAGAGTGACGACAACGGTACATCAATGCGAATTCAGGGAACGATGGGAGTTGCAATGAACTGGAAACAGTTCCAGGTGGAGAATGGGTCAGTCATCTTCACGTCCTGA
- the hisE gene encoding phosphoribosyl-ATP diphosphatase, which produces MTSSAILEELWTIIEDRAAHPVEGSYTTHILTHRKGVDKALEKVGEESVEFIIAIKNKEPKAIASEAADLLYHTLLALKAAEVDPSAVYAELESRRKP; this is translated from the coding sequence ATGACCAGTTCAGCCATTCTTGAAGAACTCTGGACGATTATTGAAGATCGGGCTGCTCATCCTGTTGAAGGGTCATATACAACCCATATTTTAACACACCGCAAAGGAGTTGACAAGGCTCTTGAAAAGGTGGGTGAAGAGTCGGTTGAATTTATCATCGCTATAAAAAATAAAGAACCGAAAGCAATTGCCAGCGAAGCTGCTGACCTGCTATACCACACTCTACTTGCTCTCAAGGCTGCAGAGGTCGACCCATCAGCGGTTTATGCAGAACTTGAATCACGGAGAAAACCCTGA